The Agrobacterium vitis genome has a segment encoding these proteins:
- the ispG gene encoding flavodoxin-dependent (E)-4-hydroxy-3-methylbut-2-enyl-diphosphate synthase, with protein sequence MAPAEDFDPKPRRASVAVDVGGVIVGGGAPVVVQSMTNTDTADIDGTVAQVAALHKAGSEIVRITVDRDESAAAVPKIRDRLERLGLDVPLIGDFHYIGHKLLADHPACAEALAKYRINPGNVGFKDKKDKQFADIIEMAIRYDKPVRIGVNWGSLDQELLTQLMDENQAKGFPLSARQVTREAICQSALLSAELAEEIGLSRNRIILSAKVSQVQDLIAVYSMLASRSDHALHLGLTEAGMGSKGIVASSAAMGYVLQQGIGDTIRVSLTPEPNGDRTREVQVAQELLQVMGFRQFIPVVAACPGCGRTTSTVFQELAQKIQSDIRKNMPVWREKYPGVEGLNVAVMGCIVNGPGESKHADIGISLPGTGENPAAPVFIDGEKALTLRGPKIAEDFEALVIDYIEKRYGQRSAAE encoded by the coding sequence ATGGCGCCAGCCGAAGACTTTGACCCGAAACCACGCCGCGCATCCGTGGCCGTCGATGTCGGCGGCGTCATTGTCGGCGGCGGCGCGCCTGTCGTCGTCCAGTCGATGACCAATACCGATACCGCCGATATTGACGGCACGGTGGCGCAGGTTGCAGCCCTGCATAAAGCCGGATCGGAAATCGTCCGCATCACCGTGGACCGCGACGAGAGTGCGGCTGCCGTGCCGAAAATCCGTGACCGTCTGGAGCGGCTCGGCCTTGATGTCCCCCTGATCGGCGACTTTCACTATATCGGTCACAAGCTTCTGGCCGATCATCCAGCCTGTGCCGAGGCGCTCGCCAAATACCGGATCAATCCGGGCAATGTCGGCTTCAAGGACAAGAAGGACAAGCAGTTTGCCGATATCATTGAGATGGCGATCCGCTATGACAAGCCTGTGCGCATCGGCGTCAACTGGGGCTCGCTCGACCAGGAATTGCTGACCCAGTTGATGGACGAGAACCAGGCCAAGGGCTTTCCGCTCTCGGCCCGGCAGGTGACCCGTGAAGCGATCTGCCAATCGGCGCTTCTGTCTGCCGAACTGGCCGAAGAGATCGGCCTGTCGCGCAACCGCATCATCCTGTCGGCCAAGGTCAGCCAGGTGCAGGATCTGATTGCCGTCTATTCCATGCTGGCGTCCCGCTCCGACCATGCGCTGCATCTGGGCCTGACGGAAGCGGGCATGGGCTCGAAAGGCATTGTCGCCTCATCAGCGGCCATGGGCTATGTCCTGCAACAGGGCATCGGCGACACCATCCGCGTTTCGCTGACGCCAGAACCGAACGGCGACCGGACCCGCGAAGTGCAGGTGGCACAGGAACTGTTGCAGGTCATGGGCTTTCGCCAGTTCATCCCGGTCGTTGCGGCCTGTCCGGGCTGCGGGCGCACCACGTCTACGGTGTTCCAGGAGCTGGCGCAGAAGATCCAGAGCGATATCCGCAAGAATATGCCGGTCTGGCGGGAAAAATATCCTGGTGTGGAAGGGCTGAATGTCGCGGTCATGGGCTGCATCGTCAATGGCCCGGGGGAAAGCAAGCATGCCGATATCGGCATTTCCCTGCCCGGTACCGGTGAAAACCCGGCGGCACCGGTGTTTATCGACGGTGAGAAGGCGTTGACATTGCGTGGTCCGAAAATCGCCGAGGATTTCGAGGCGCTGGTGATCGACTATATCGAAAAACGCTACGGTCAGCGGTCGGCAGCGGAGTAA
- a CDS encoding type I polyketide synthase yields the protein MTVEIIGRACVAPGARSPEELFDLLRAGACTVSTLPGDRWDIARYWHPEIGTPGKYYTFAAGVMDGIYQFDPALFGMSRREAAFMDPQQRILLELTWRALEDANIPANSLSGQNVAVYVGASSFDHANLAAEDPAGPGPHFMTGNTLSVVSNRISHVFGLNGPSMTVDTACSSSLVALDHAVRAIASGEVDTAIVAGVNVLVHPLPFVGFAQARMLSIDGLCKAYANDGIGYVRAEGGAVLVLRSSDKARREGDRSHATIVASGTNAAGRTNGISLPSREAQAVLLRAVYDDNGLDPDRLAFIEGHGTGTKVGDPAEVWSLGTVIGQRRKEPVWIGSIKTNIGHTEPASGLLGVMKAMMALQHDLLPASLHFNEPNDTIDFDGLNVRVASQAVALARDGAPRLAGINSFGFGGANAHVVIADPQRPDLVPGLAQDAANPAGAGRLFMASAHSQESLKALLDSYDKAFAAAGSDGDLEDLISAAASNRAPLRHRFVASGSADAIVKAVQERLATAKTGGETGEALSRNGKLAFVFSGNGAQWAGMGLDAYRANARFRESYERIATLFTAHSDLDLVAALTDPDLEARLKDTRLAQPMLFAIQASLSDALQLAGLVPDAVYGHSVGEVAAAYVSGALSLKDAVCVIAKRSQHQAVLAGEGTMAALKLGEADARAMLAELGFDDLTIAAINAPNSVTVSGREDAIRALREHARKQRVPAQVLDIDYPFHHPLIDKAKAAFSADPPLITPRQTTLPFISTVTGEQLEGTALTSDYWWKNVRQPVQFQGATEAAIALGCTVFVEISPRAILGGYVSETAQHVSSTVAVSASLSREALDETVDPVARALARAVASGAKVDEAKVFGPRRADIVLPGVPFERADLRPEPTSDRVDLYGRFGQTAYRLSGWRVDLNGGHWKNHLDAHLFPDLAEHVVDGRAILPGSGFVEIAISAAQAHFGSDQLEISNVEIMRPLELSDSRIVELSTLISAATGDVQIRSRERLSDDDWTVNAVARVRKLTASELDDAVDFDLSSPTSELDKSAAYRTARNFGLDYGPRFQLLEKAICHGERLVEVFLKPAAAPGHPLLRYNLNPMSVDAMFHGLVALFGRFSGEQGGAPYIPVRFGRVRTWVLGRPVHRAVIEIERISDSSIKANFHLYSETGERIASLSDSRFRRTYLKQHKTLDGLAYHYETIALPLVKDQGAALVAPLGDVFACQERELDNATVLIQACVLSAFYALAECLAGQDRRVSLVDLPGDVRLRRFLTNALHSLTDSGFAQYADGSWTLEDGSDLPPAFELIRELYRDFPERTVELVMINDVLTAVNAALNQPAGVVDEGLDWDGVISEATLDHFAVHSTLATESHRVLLKAVIDCLSTLDADAPPLVVELGASSLHLSRKLADLVRAAGGNMVIYEPEAGLRRNLELSFEADPRVTVVDAKGLDQLSLLKAPVDLIASAHADLCRLLDGEMLARLSHGALASARRLIAVQPAPGLLHDFAFGLLDGWFDRTVSEEFPLGRFGGSEDWMKSLQQAGFAAAHARQVQVDGGSLIVAEAQGRADVAEPYDATRQDGGSVDEVVASGPVIIVHEKTADLARLSAAARALGGSQVSLLCLSGSFETDRSMLADALGKAGSALGGMVWLMPDTDAAADGSLLLQDRVGALSALAMALGDVAASASDAARTLPVTLVLPGGAPVTGFTGKDLTRSSHAGPVNAGLWAFARVLRNEFDLFDMQVVDTGPSSNTLEIMLDWGMRLLAAKGDNREWLVEPETGRMAEIRAVPGPAPLTAQRTDAFEAAVIRQQVPSQVASIRWESCPVPVIGPTEVLVKTAATGLNFRDVMWAMGLLPEEALEDGFAGASIGMEFAGEVVAVGAKVSDLALGDKVMAIAAAAFGTHVKVERAGVAKLPDGVDPVSAATIPVVFLTAYYAIHELGRVRPGETILIHGAAGGVGLAALQVARHFGAKIIATAGTEEKRRFLETLGADHVFDSRSLGFVGDVLDVTGGKGVDLVLNSLFGEAMEKSLSLVKPFGRFLELGKRDYYADSKIGLRPFRRNVSYFGIDADQLLVLHPDLSRRMLAEIGGLFEQGVFTPLPFRAFEHDEIGDAFRLMQNAGHIGKIVVLPPVAGRDRVAVKSARRMVVDADGMHLVVGGIGGFGLAAADWLVEQGARHIALSTRRGLVDAETQTVVDRWAKQGVTAYIRGCDVTSEAALSALLTELRAIAPLKTVIHAAMVLDDAFISNLTRARNQPVIDVKAKGAVLLDRLTRQDGIDNFILFSSITTYVGNPGQGNYVAANGFLEGLARARRADGLPGLAIGFGAIGDAGYLARNAQVNERLGRRIGKTALDARDALATVARYIAADTGSVDAAVVMISEFDWAAAHSLSVVNEPLFSLIMRRSNQHAGGSEGGEIDLVALIDGKAPAAAQDVLFTVLAGEIADTLRVPKESIGLNSVLKDIGLDSLMAVELGMNFEQNTGFDIPLSSLADNATVGDLTRRLYEKVSLRGRTGDKDEALPEDSKIMDDLHRRHSGQDQ from the coding sequence ATGACAGTAGAGATTATAGGGCGTGCCTGCGTGGCACCGGGGGCAAGATCTCCCGAAGAGTTGTTTGATCTTTTGCGTGCCGGCGCATGCACTGTCTCGACCTTGCCCGGGGATCGTTGGGATATTGCGCGCTACTGGCATCCCGAAATCGGCACGCCTGGCAAATATTACACCTTCGCTGCCGGTGTGATGGATGGAATCTATCAATTCGATCCCGCCCTGTTCGGCATGTCACGGCGTGAAGCCGCCTTTATGGACCCGCAGCAGCGCATCCTGCTGGAGTTGACCTGGCGGGCGCTGGAAGATGCCAATATCCCCGCCAATAGTCTGTCCGGCCAGAATGTCGCGGTCTATGTCGGTGCCTCCAGTTTCGACCATGCCAATCTGGCGGCGGAAGATCCGGCTGGTCCCGGTCCGCATTTCATGACCGGCAATACGCTATCGGTCGTCTCCAACCGTATCTCTCATGTCTTCGGCCTGAATGGTCCGAGCATGACGGTCGATACGGCCTGCTCGTCCTCGCTGGTCGCACTCGATCACGCGGTGCGCGCGATTGCGTCTGGCGAGGTTGACACCGCCATTGTTGCCGGTGTCAACGTTCTGGTCCATCCGCTGCCTTTCGTTGGCTTTGCGCAGGCGCGCATGCTGTCGATCGACGGTTTGTGCAAGGCCTATGCCAATGACGGTATCGGGTATGTTCGGGCCGAAGGCGGTGCCGTGCTGGTGCTGCGATCTAGCGATAAGGCCCGGCGCGAAGGCGACCGCAGCCACGCGACTATTGTTGCCAGCGGCACCAATGCAGCCGGGCGCACCAACGGTATTTCGCTGCCGTCGCGCGAGGCGCAGGCCGTTCTGTTGCGCGCCGTCTATGACGACAATGGTCTCGACCCGGATCGGCTGGCCTTTATCGAAGGCCATGGCACCGGCACCAAGGTCGGCGATCCCGCCGAAGTCTGGTCGCTTGGCACGGTCATCGGCCAGCGTCGCAAGGAACCTGTGTGGATCGGCTCGATCAAAACCAATATCGGTCATACCGAACCCGCATCCGGCCTGCTTGGCGTGATGAAGGCGATGATGGCTTTGCAGCACGACCTGCTTCCGGCCTCGCTGCATTTCAATGAGCCGAATGACACGATTGATTTCGATGGCCTGAATGTCCGGGTTGCCTCGCAGGCCGTTGCACTGGCACGCGATGGTGCGCCGCGCCTTGCCGGAATCAACTCCTTTGGCTTTGGCGGCGCCAATGCACATGTGGTGATTGCCGATCCGCAGAGACCTGATTTGGTGCCTGGTTTGGCGCAAGACGCGGCTAATCCAGCCGGTGCCGGTCGCTTGTTCATGGCCAGCGCCCACTCTCAGGAAAGCCTGAAAGCGTTGCTGGACAGTTACGACAAGGCCTTTGCGGCCGCTGGAAGCGATGGTGATCTGGAAGACCTGATCTCGGCGGCCGCCTCCAACCGTGCGCCGCTCCGGCACCGTTTCGTTGCCAGTGGCAGCGCGGATGCCATCGTCAAGGCAGTGCAGGAACGGCTTGCCACAGCGAAGACCGGCGGCGAAACCGGCGAAGCCTTGTCGCGCAACGGCAAGCTCGCCTTCGTGTTTTCTGGCAATGGCGCCCAATGGGCGGGCATGGGTCTTGATGCCTACCGGGCAAACGCCCGCTTCCGCGAGAGCTATGAGCGGATCGCCACGCTCTTTACGGCGCATTCGGACCTTGACCTCGTTGCGGCCTTGACTGATCCGGATCTGGAAGCCCGATTGAAAGATACCAGGCTTGCCCAGCCTATGCTGTTTGCCATCCAGGCCTCGCTGTCGGATGCGCTGCAACTTGCCGGTCTGGTGCCGGATGCTGTTTACGGTCATTCGGTCGGTGAAGTGGCTGCCGCCTATGTATCGGGTGCGCTGTCGCTGAAGGATGCCGTCTGTGTCATCGCCAAACGGTCGCAGCATCAGGCGGTGCTGGCCGGTGAAGGCACGATGGCGGCCCTGAAGCTTGGCGAGGCCGATGCGCGCGCCATGCTGGCCGAGCTTGGCTTTGATGACCTGACGATTGCCGCGATCAATGCGCCCAATTCGGTGACCGTCTCGGGTCGTGAAGACGCGATCCGGGCACTGAGAGAACATGCCCGCAAGCAGCGGGTGCCAGCCCAGGTGCTGGACATTGACTATCCCTTCCATCATCCGCTGATCGATAAGGCGAAGGCTGCCTTTTCCGCCGATCCGCCGCTGATTACCCCGCGCCAGACCACCCTTCCATTCATCTCCACGGTGACGGGTGAGCAACTGGAGGGCACCGCACTGACTTCGGATTACTGGTGGAAGAATGTCCGCCAGCCGGTGCAGTTCCAAGGGGCGACGGAAGCGGCCATCGCGCTTGGTTGCACCGTGTTCGTTGAAATTTCTCCGCGTGCGATCCTTGGCGGCTATGTGTCGGAAACGGCGCAGCATGTGTCTTCGACGGTTGCCGTCAGTGCCAGCCTTAGCCGTGAGGCTCTGGATGAGACGGTCGATCCGGTGGCGCGGGCTTTGGCGCGTGCTGTCGCCAGCGGCGCCAAGGTGGATGAGGCCAAGGTCTTCGGTCCGCGCCGCGCCGATATCGTCCTGCCGGGCGTGCCTTTCGAGCGGGCCGATCTGCGACCGGAGCCGACCAGTGACCGCGTCGATCTCTATGGCCGGTTCGGCCAGACGGCCTATCGGTTGAGCGGCTGGCGGGTCGATTTGAATGGCGGGCATTGGAAAAACCATCTCGACGCGCACCTGTTTCCGGATCTGGCCGAACATGTGGTCGATGGCCGGGCCATTTTGCCGGGCAGCGGTTTTGTGGAAATTGCCATTTCGGCGGCGCAGGCGCATTTCGGCTCCGACCAGCTTGAGATCAGCAATGTCGAGATCATGCGACCGCTGGAATTGAGCGACAGCCGGATCGTCGAACTTTCCACGCTGATTTCCGCCGCGACCGGCGATGTTCAGATCCGCTCGCGCGAGCGGCTGAGCGATGACGACTGGACGGTGAATGCGGTTGCCCGGGTTCGCAAGCTCACGGCCTCCGAACTGGACGATGCCGTGGATTTCGACCTGTCCAGCCCGACATCAGAGCTGGATAAATCTGCCGCCTATCGGACGGCGCGCAATTTCGGCCTGGATTATGGGCCGCGCTTCCAATTGCTGGAAAAGGCGATCTGCCATGGCGAGCGGCTTGTCGAAGTGTTCCTGAAGCCGGCAGCCGCGCCGGGTCACCCGTTGCTGCGCTATAATCTCAACCCGATGTCGGTTGATGCGATGTTCCACGGGTTGGTGGCGCTGTTTGGCCGCTTCAGCGGCGAGCAGGGTGGTGCGCCTTATATTCCCGTGCGTTTCGGACGTGTCCGCACATGGGTTCTCGGTCGCCCGGTCCATCGGGCGGTGATCGAGATCGAACGGATCAGCGACAGCTCGATCAAGGCCAATTTTCATCTCTATAGTGAGACGGGCGAGCGGATCGCCAGCTTGAGCGATAGCCGGTTCCGACGCACCTATCTGAAGCAGCACAAGACGCTTGACGGACTTGCCTATCATTATGAAACCATCGCGCTACCCCTGGTGAAAGATCAGGGTGCGGCCCTGGTTGCACCGTTGGGTGATGTTTTCGCATGTCAGGAACGTGAGCTGGACAATGCCACGGTGCTGATCCAGGCCTGCGTGCTCAGCGCCTTCTATGCGCTGGCCGAGTGCCTTGCCGGTCAAGATCGGCGCGTGTCGCTGGTCGATCTGCCGGGCGATGTGCGGTTGCGGCGGTTCCTGACCAATGCCCTGCACAGTCTGACCGATAGCGGCTTTGCCCAGTATGCGGATGGCAGCTGGACGCTTGAAGATGGCAGCGATCTTCCGCCCGCTTTCGAGCTGATCCGGGAACTCTATCGGGATTTCCCGGAACGCACCGTTGAACTGGTGATGATCAATGACGTGCTGACAGCCGTTAATGCAGCGCTCAATCAGCCTGCAGGTGTTGTGGACGAGGGTTTGGATTGGGACGGGGTGATCAGCGAAGCGACGCTGGACCATTTCGCCGTTCATTCCACGCTCGCCACCGAGAGTCATAGGGTGTTGTTGAAGGCTGTGATCGACTGTCTCTCGACCTTGGATGCCGATGCGCCGCCGCTGGTGGTCGAGCTTGGCGCCAGCTCGCTTCACCTTAGCCGCAAGCTCGCCGATCTGGTTCGTGCGGCTGGCGGCAATATGGTGATTTACGAGCCTGAGGCAGGCCTGCGCCGTAATCTGGAACTGTCTTTCGAGGCTGATCCGCGCGTCACTGTCGTGGACGCAAAGGGATTGGACCAACTTTCTCTGCTGAAAGCGCCGGTCGATCTAATTGCCAGCGCCCATGCCGATCTTTGCCGCTTGCTGGATGGTGAAATGCTGGCACGGCTCAGCCATGGCGCGTTGGCCTCGGCCCGTCGCCTTATCGCCGTGCAACCAGCGCCCGGCCTATTGCATGATTTCGCCTTCGGTCTGCTGGATGGCTGGTTCGACAGGACGGTTTCGGAGGAATTTCCGCTCGGCCGATTTGGCGGTAGCGAAGACTGGATGAAATCCCTGCAACAGGCCGGTTTTGCTGCGGCCCATGCCCGGCAAGTGCAGGTGGATGGCGGTAGCCTTATCGTGGCGGAAGCCCAGGGCCGGGCTGACGTGGCTGAGCCATATGATGCGACGCGTCAGGACGGTGGGTCGGTGGACGAGGTTGTTGCCAGCGGGCCGGTGATCATCGTTCATGAAAAAACTGCGGATCTTGCCCGACTTTCGGCGGCAGCAAGAGCGCTTGGTGGTTCCCAGGTGTCTTTGCTGTGTCTGTCAGGCAGCTTTGAAACGGACCGCTCGATGCTGGCCGACGCACTGGGCAAGGCTGGATCAGCCTTGGGCGGAATGGTCTGGCTGATGCCGGATACCGATGCGGCTGCGGATGGATCGCTGCTGTTGCAGGACAGGGTCGGCGCTCTTAGCGCGCTGGCCATGGCGCTTGGCGATGTTGCGGCATCAGCGTCTGATGCTGCGAGGACGCTTCCGGTCACTCTGGTTCTGCCCGGCGGTGCGCCCGTCACCGGCTTTACCGGCAAGGACTTGACCCGCTCCAGTCATGCGGGGCCTGTCAATGCAGGTCTCTGGGCCTTTGCCCGCGTATTGCGCAATGAGTTCGACCTGTTCGACATGCAGGTCGTCGATACCGGACCCTCCAGCAATACGCTGGAAATCATGCTGGACTGGGGCATGCGCCTGCTGGCCGCCAAGGGCGACAACCGCGAATGGCTGGTGGAGCCGGAAACCGGGCGGATGGCCGAGATTCGTGCCGTGCCTGGTCCGGCCCCGCTGACGGCGCAGCGTACCGATGCTTTTGAGGCAGCGGTCATTCGCCAGCAGGTGCCGTCGCAGGTCGCCAGCATCCGCTGGGAAAGCTGCCCGGTCCCAGTCATCGGCCCCACCGAAGTGCTGGTGAAGACCGCAGCGACAGGCTTGAATTTCCGCGACGTGATGTGGGCCATGGGTCTGCTGCCGGAAGAGGCGCTTGAGGACGGCTTTGCCGGGGCTTCCATCGGCATGGAATTTGCCGGTGAAGTGGTCGCTGTCGGTGCCAAGGTGAGCGATCTTGCCCTCGGTGACAAGGTGATGGCGATCGCTGCTGCGGCTTTCGGCACCCATGTCAAGGTTGAGCGGGCTGGTGTGGCCAAGTTGCCGGATGGCGTGGACCCGGTTTCGGCGGCGACCATTCCGGTGGTCTTCCTGACCGCCTATTATGCCATCCATGAGCTTGGGCGGGTACGTCCGGGCGAAACCATCCTTATTCACGGTGCCGCTGGCGGCGTCGGGCTTGCGGCTTTGCAGGTCGCCCGGCATTTCGGCGCCAAGATCATTGCCACGGCTGGCACAGAAGAAAAGCGGCGCTTCCTGGAAACGCTGGGGGCGGATCATGTGTTCGACAGCCGCTCGCTCGGTTTTGTCGGCGATGTGCTTGACGTGACCGGTGGTAAAGGTGTCGATCTGGTGTTGAACTCGCTGTTTGGCGAGGCGATGGAAAAATCCCTGTCGCTGGTCAAGCCGTTCGGGCGTTTCCTTGAGCTTGGCAAGCGCGATTATTACGCCGACAGCAAGATCGGTCTGCGGCCATTCCGTCGCAATGTCAGCTATTTCGGCATCGATGCCGACCAATTGCTGGTCCTGCATCCCGATCTGTCTCGCCGCATGCTGGCCGAGATCGGCGGCCTGTTCGAGCAGGGCGTGTTCACGCCGCTGCCGTTCCGCGCCTTTGAACATGACGAGATCGGCGATGCCTTCCGCCTGATGCAGAATGCTGGCCATATCGGCAAGATCGTCGTGCTGCCGCCGGTTGCGGGTCGTGACCGCGTGGCGGTAAAGTCTGCGCGCCGGATGGTGGTTGATGCGGATGGCATGCATCTGGTGGTCGGCGGTATCGGCGGTTTCGGCCTTGCCGCCGCCGATTGGCTGGTAGAGCAGGGCGCGCGCCATATCGCTTTATCGACGCGGCGCGGGCTGGTTGATGCGGAGACACAGACCGTTGTTGACCGCTGGGCCAAGCAGGGCGTGACGGCCTATATTCGCGGCTGCGACGTGACCAGTGAAGCGGCCTTGTCGGCGCTTTTGACCGAGCTACGCGCCATTGCGCCGTTGAAGACCGTTATCCATGCGGCAATGGTGCTGGACGATGCCTTCATCTCCAATTTGACGCGGGCGCGAAACCAGCCGGTGATCGACGTCAAGGCCAAGGGTGCTGTACTTCTTGACCGGTTGACCCGGCAGGACGGGATCGACAATTTCATTCTGTTTTCGTCGATCACCACCTATGTCGGCAATCCCGGTCAGGGCAATTATGTCGCTGCGAACGGCTTCCTGGAAGGCTTGGCGCGGGCGCGTCGCGCCGATGGTCTGCCTGGTCTTGCCATCGGCTTCGGAGCAATCGGCGATGCCGGTTATCTGGCCCGCAATGCGCAGGTCAATGAACGGCTTGGACGCCGGATTGGCAAAACGGCGCTGGATGCCCGCGATGCGCTGGCGACGGTCGCCCGCTATATCGCCGCCGATACCGGTTCCGTCGATGCGGCTGTGGTGATGATTTCCGAATTCGACTGGGCTGCTGCACATTCGCTTTCCGTGGTCAACGAACCCTTGTTTTCGCTGATTATGCGCCGCAGCAACCAGCATGCCGGTGGCAGTGAGGGTGGCGAGATCGATCTGGTGGCGCTGATTGATGGCAAGGCGCCGGCTGCGGCGCAGGACGTGCTGTTTACGGTGCTTGCCGGTGAAATTGCCGATACGCTGCGGGTGCCCAAGGAAAGCATCGGGCTGAACAGCGTGCTGAAGGACATCGGGCTGGACAGTTTGATGGCTGTCGAACTGGGGATGAATTTCGAGCAGAATACCGGCTTTGACATTCCCCTCAGCAGCCTTGCCGACAACGCCACTGTCGGAGACCTGACGCGACGCCTCTATGAAAAAGTCAGCCTGCGCGGACGGACAGGCGACAAGGATGAAGCGCTACCTGAGGACAGCAAGATCATGGACGATCTGCATCGTCGCCACAGCGGGCAGGACCAGTAA
- a CDS encoding MFS transporter gives MQQGFFTRERLAVSLLFLMNGFIIGSWAPKVPEFARNLDLSEAQLGLMILVLGLGSLACMPVAGAQIARYGSRRVTLACALIFLPTLLLLTVAPNIPLAALAIFLFGGFMGAMDVAMNANAVETERQMGRSIMSSCHAFWSLGGLIGASIGGPLLAMAGSTVHSLVATVLAALMLFAAWPITLRDQPHPDAEHRKARLPMTPLPWLLGLVALFCMIPEGAVLDWGAFYLRNELGGSIATSSYAYAGFSLTMAIMRFAGDIVRDRLGAVKTMRICSLIAMIGTAISGFAADPWTAVIGFAIMGIGISNLVPIAFSAAGNLPGMAPGVGLSVVSAMGYSGILVAPSLIGFVAEHTSLALVFRVLPVLILVALLLSGLARHADRPQV, from the coding sequence ATGCAGCAAGGATTTTTCACCAGGGAACGTCTGGCCGTTTCACTTCTGTTCCTGATGAACGGCTTCATTATCGGCTCCTGGGCGCCCAAAGTCCCTGAATTCGCCCGCAATCTCGACCTGAGCGAAGCACAGCTTGGTCTGATGATCCTCGTTCTGGGGCTTGGCTCGCTCGCCTGCATGCCTGTGGCTGGTGCCCAGATTGCCCGCTACGGCTCACGCCGGGTCACGCTCGCCTGCGCGCTGATATTTCTACCGACGCTGCTCCTGCTGACGGTTGCTCCCAATATTCCCTTGGCGGCCCTGGCGATTTTCCTGTTTGGCGGCTTCATGGGCGCCATGGATGTGGCGATGAATGCCAATGCGGTCGAGACCGAAAGACAGATGGGGCGCTCAATCATGTCGTCCTGCCACGCCTTCTGGAGCCTCGGCGGCCTGATTGGCGCCAGCATTGGCGGGCCGCTGTTGGCCATGGCTGGATCAACGGTGCATAGCCTTGTCGCCACGGTCCTCGCCGCCCTGATGCTGTTTGCTGCCTGGCCGATCACCCTTCGCGACCAGCCCCATCCCGATGCCGAGCATCGCAAGGCGCGTCTGCCGATGACGCCGCTGCCCTGGCTTCTTGGCCTTGTCGCACTGTTTTGCATGATCCCGGAAGGTGCGGTGCTCGACTGGGGGGCTTTTTATCTGCGCAATGAACTGGGCGGCTCCATTGCCACCTCAAGCTATGCCTATGCGGGCTTTTCCTTGACCATGGCGATCATGCGCTTTGCCGGCGACATCGTCCGCGACCGGCTGGGGGCGGTGAAAACCATGCGGATTTGCTCCCTGATCGCCATGATCGGCACGGCCATTTCCGGCTTTGCTGCCGATCCATGGACTGCCGTCATCGGCTTTGCCATCATGGGTATCGGCATTTCCAACCTGGTCCCCATCGCCTTTTCTGCCGCTGGCAATCTGCCGGGCATGGCGCCGGGCGTCGGCCTGTCGGTGGTCAGTGCCATGGGCTATTCGGGTATTCTGGTGGCCCCATCGCTGATTGGTTTTGTCGCCGAACACACCTCGCTGGCGCTGGTGTTTCGCGTGCTTCCGGTGCTGATTCTGGTTGCCCTGCTGCTCTCCGGCCTTGCCCGGCATGCCGACCGGCCCCAAGTTTGA